One window of Anaerolineales bacterium genomic DNA carries:
- a CDS encoding copper oxidase produces MIRKIFLFTIISLALILSACAPAATSNGDDMPMNNDNSGMEDGTPTPGSMMMDNPEAAHMMEPITAPNVQPATETEGGQPLEYREENGVKVFELTTKAVQWEILDGVTVTAFTYNGTVPGPMIRVTEGDQVRIIVKNELPDPTTIHWHGVEVPNAMDGVPGVTQDPIQPGETFTYEFTAKPAGTFMYHSHYEGDVQVGAGLYAPFIIDPKEPDANPPVVDKTLMISEWRMTDGQTFAAMPMGGMEPNYFTINGKSFPATETITVKKGDLVRLRFIAIGQFIHPMHLHGVPFKIVATDGHPVPEAAQLTKDTVSVAPGERYDIEFIATETGQWMLHCHILHHTTNDNVEPGGLMLMIEVVE; encoded by the coding sequence ATGATCAGGAAAATATTTCTTTTTACGATAATAAGTCTGGCTTTGATATTGTCGGCTTGCGCGCCTGCCGCGACATCCAATGGGGACGACATGCCAATGAACAATGACAATTCAGGCATGGAGGATGGGACGCCCACCCCGGGCAGCATGATGATGGACAACCCCGAAGCCGCGCACATGATGGAGCCGATTACGGCTCCCAACGTCCAGCCAGCCACAGAAACTGAGGGCGGACAACCGCTGGAATATCGCGAGGAGAATGGCGTCAAAGTTTTTGAATTGACTACGAAAGCGGTTCAATGGGAGATTTTGGATGGGGTGACTGTGACTGCTTTTACGTATAACGGAACTGTGCCTGGACCGATGATCCGCGTGACCGAGGGTGATCAGGTTCGGATAATCGTGAAGAACGAATTACCCGATCCGACCACAATCCACTGGCACGGTGTGGAGGTTCCCAATGCAATGGACGGCGTCCCGGGTGTCACCCAGGACCCGATCCAGCCGGGCGAGACGTTTACCTACGAATTCACTGCCAAGCCGGCAGGAACCTTTATGTATCACTCCCATTATGAAGGTGATGTGCAGGTTGGCGCCGGGCTGTACGCGCCGTTCATCATTGACCCAAAGGAACCGGATGCCAATCCACCCGTTGTGGATAAAACCCTGATGATCTCGGAATGGCGCATGACCGATGGGCAAACATTTGCCGCCATGCCAATGGGCGGGATGGAGCCGAACTATTTCACGATCAACGGCAAGTCCTTCCCTGCCACCGAAACCATTACCGTCAAGAAAGGGGATCTGGTCCGGCTGCGCTTTATTGCCATTGGTCAGTTCATACACCCTATGCATCTGCATGGTGTGCCTTTCAAGATCGTGGCGACCGATGGGCACCCGGTCCCCGAGGCGGCGCAGTTGACCAAGGACACGGTCAGTGTTGCCCCGGGTGAACGCTACGACATTGAATTCATCGCCACCGAAACCGGTCAATGGATGCTGCACTGTCACATCCTGCACCACACCACCAACGATAACGTCGAGCCGGGCGGCTTGATGTTGATGATCGAAGTCGTTGAATAA
- a CDS encoding beta-propeller fold lactonase family protein yields MTEQLTQTQPDQPVAGLDGTVWVADEEGNSITVINAATNQVLTTLTGVEGAHNLQVAPDGKTVWAVSGHDSLAIMIDAVTFEVHGVVPTGMMPAHIVLTPDGKKAYVTNGEDNTVTVIDVEAMSVIATIPVGAYPHGLRVSPDGKWVYVANAKSTTLSVIDVAQDVKVTDIEVGERPVQVGFSPDGMVNYFSLNGENALGKVDVTAQELLGKVAVGVGPIQVFVSPNNQYILVANQGTEEKPTTTISMVDVAIFEVIATVETGKGAHGVVIDPSSRYAYISNIYEDTVSVIDLESRSVIATIPTGDAPNGISFSPLPAPANVALEIQLEIPEGGMNMPMP; encoded by the coding sequence ATGACCGAACAACTCACCCAGACCCAACCGGATCAACCCGTTGCAGGATTGGATGGAACAGTTTGGGTTGCAGACGAGGAGGGCAACAGCATTACCGTGATCAATGCGGCGACGAATCAAGTCCTGACCACGCTTACAGGAGTCGAGGGCGCCCACAACCTGCAGGTTGCCCCGGATGGAAAAACCGTCTGGGCAGTGAGCGGGCATGACTCACTGGCGATCATGATTGATGCCGTCACTTTTGAGGTTCATGGCGTGGTGCCGACCGGCATGATGCCTGCGCACATCGTGCTGACGCCCGATGGCAAAAAGGCATACGTTACCAACGGTGAGGACAACACTGTCACCGTGATTGATGTGGAAGCGATGTCTGTAATTGCCACGATCCCCGTCGGCGCGTACCCGCACGGCTTGCGCGTCAGCCCGGATGGAAAGTGGGTTTATGTCGCCAATGCCAAGTCCACCACCTTAAGCGTTATCGATGTTGCCCAGGATGTGAAGGTGACAGACATCGAAGTTGGAGAGCGCCCGGTGCAGGTGGGGTTCTCACCGGATGGGATGGTGAATTACTTTTCCCTCAATGGCGAAAATGCGCTGGGCAAGGTGGATGTTACCGCACAGGAACTGCTTGGCAAGGTGGCAGTAGGCGTGGGTCCCATCCAGGTCTTTGTTTCACCGAACAATCAATATATTCTGGTCGCCAATCAGGGAACCGAGGAAAAACCCACTACCACCATTTCGATGGTCGATGTTGCGATCTTCGAAGTGATTGCAACTGTTGAAACTGGAAAAGGCGCCCACGGAGTCGTCATCGATCCATCGAGCCGATACGCCTACATATCGAACATCTATGAAGACACGGTGTCGGTGATCGATCTTGAGAGCCGGAGTGTTATCGCAACCATTCCAACCGGCGATGCGCCCAATGGCATTAGTTTCTCACCGCTTCCCGCGCCAGCCAATGTCGCATTGGAAATCCAACTTGAAATCCCGGAGGGCGGCATGAATATGCCCATGCCCTAA
- a CDS encoding ubiquinol-cytochrome c reductase iron-sulfur subunit: protein MASKPDISRRDFIKSVAAFVGTLIGVGIGLPSIFYLLSPSLEKTEDDSFIDLGSLEKYPIGIPTRFEFTRTRVNGWERTATNYGLYVFRRNESDVRVFSDICTHLGCRITWHPDQEHYISPCHDGHFDIVGNVVSGPPPRPLEEFITRIENGNLIVAPPPFKRSG, encoded by the coding sequence ATGGCGAGCAAACCTGATATCAGCCGTCGTGACTTCATCAAATCGGTCGCCGCGTTTGTCGGGACCCTCATCGGCGTCGGGATCGGTCTTCCTTCCATTTTCTATCTTCTCTCGCCGTCGCTTGAAAAAACCGAAGATGATTCCTTTATCGATCTCGGCTCGCTGGAAAAATATCCGATTGGCATTCCAACCCGATTTGAATTTACCCGCACCAGGGTCAATGGCTGGGAGCGGACTGCAACCAATTATGGTTTGTATGTTTTCCGAAGGAATGAAAGTGATGTAAGAGTTTTTTCTGATATTTGCACCCACCTCGGCTGCCGTATTACCTGGCATCCCGACCAGGAACACTATATCAGTCCCTGCCATGACGGTCATTTTGATATTGTTGGCAACGTGGTTAGCGGTCCGCCACCGCGTCCGCTCGAAGAATTTATCACCAGGATTGAAAATGGAAACTTGATTGTTGCCCCTCCGCCTTTCAAACGGAGCGGCTGA
- a CDS encoding L,D-transpeptidase, with amino-acid sequence MTKHPLTRRDFLKISALGIGAFAFRPFTWQGISELQQSELLGRITVGKVDVYARPDGNEQIVGALYEDQVVPWIREVVGTMPGRINQRWIETPYGYVWGGNLQPVRNLPNSQVSTLPNTSLGAGMWMEVTVPYVDLILDNPPPRAPWLQYRESISLPARFVYSQVVWVDQIRTDADGRVWYRLNERFGSGDLFWGPAEAFRPLTADEIAPINPEAEEKRIVVNIDYQTLSCFEGNNEVYFARISSGALYDAWGNPVDAWATPVGEFPIWRKAISLPLSGGSASAGWSLPAVGWVSLFVGTGVAIHSTYWHNNYGEPSSRGCVNANPDDAKWVFRWSQPQVMYDPGDVTVEMPGGTKVSVEKMEF; translated from the coding sequence ATGACAAAACATCCACTCACTCGCCGTGATTTTCTAAAAATCTCTGCGTTGGGCATCGGCGCATTTGCTTTTCGACCATTTACCTGGCAGGGGATTTCAGAATTACAACAGTCGGAACTGTTGGGGCGTATCACAGTTGGCAAGGTGGATGTGTATGCCCGTCCTGATGGGAACGAACAGATCGTTGGCGCGCTATATGAAGATCAGGTCGTTCCCTGGATTCGGGAGGTGGTTGGAACCATGCCCGGCAGGATCAATCAACGCTGGATCGAGACTCCCTATGGCTATGTGTGGGGCGGAAACCTGCAACCCGTGCGCAACTTGCCGAATTCGCAAGTGTCCACTCTGCCAAACACAAGTCTGGGTGCTGGCATGTGGATGGAAGTCACCGTTCCTTATGTGGACTTGATTCTCGATAACCCGCCACCACGCGCACCCTGGCTCCAATACCGAGAGTCTATCAGTCTGCCAGCGCGCTTCGTCTATAGTCAGGTGGTCTGGGTGGATCAGATTCGTACCGACGCGGATGGCAGGGTCTGGTATCGGCTAAATGAACGTTTCGGATCCGGCGACCTGTTCTGGGGTCCAGCTGAGGCGTTTCGTCCGTTGACTGCGGATGAAATCGCTCCAATCAATCCCGAAGCCGAAGAGAAAAGGATCGTGGTCAATATTGATTACCAAACCCTATCGTGTTTCGAGGGCAACAATGAAGTGTATTTTGCGCGTATTTCCAGCGGCGCTCTTTATGACGCATGGGGGAATCCTGTGGATGCGTGGGCAACTCCGGTGGGGGAATTTCCGATTTGGCGCAAGGCGATCTCATTGCCATTAAGCGGAGGAAGCGCATCAGCAGGCTGGAGTCTGCCGGCCGTGGGATGGGTCAGTTTGTTCGTCGGGACGGGCGTTGCCATCCATTCTACCTATTGGCATAATAATTATGGCGAACCATCATCAAGAGGTTGTGTCAATGCCAACCCAGACGATGCAAAATGGGTCTTTCGTTGGAGTCAGCCCCAGGTCATGTATGACCCGGGGGATGTCACAGTGGAGATGCCGGGCGGAACAAAGGTTAGTGTTGAAAAGATGGAGTTTTAA
- a CDS encoding response regulator transcription factor has translation MPKSSSKSKTKIRILLADDHHIVRAGVRQLLESATDLQVIAEAGDGEEAQVLIQKHKPDVAVLDIQMPKASGIEVTRWVRAHLPEVGVLILTAYNDDPYVMAVLQAGANGYVLKTGQADELIQAVRDVYEGKSALDPSITSKLMSTIFKGPEKKIVEPLTDRELDVLRLAAKGFTNKSIGVQLNISDRTVQGHLAHIFAKLQSNSRTEAVMRGVALGLISQSSGNIPEE, from the coding sequence ATGCCAAAGTCATCGAGCAAATCAAAAACCAAAATACGCATTCTCCTGGCGGATGACCACCATATCGTCCGTGCAGGGGTGCGACAACTGCTTGAGAGTGCGACCGACCTCCAGGTCATTGCCGAGGCAGGAGACGGGGAGGAGGCGCAGGTCTTAATCCAAAAACACAAGCCGGATGTTGCCGTGCTTGATATTCAGATGCCCAAAGCCAGCGGTATTGAAGTCACACGCTGGGTGCGTGCCCATCTGCCCGAAGTGGGCGTGTTAATCCTGACCGCTTATAACGATGATCCCTACGTGATGGCGGTTTTGCAGGCAGGTGCAAATGGCTATGTCCTCAAAACTGGGCAGGCGGATGAGCTGATCCAGGCGGTGCGTGATGTCTATGAAGGTAAGTCTGCACTCGATCCATCCATCACCAGCAAGTTGATGTCCACCATCTTCAAAGGACCGGAAAAAAAGATCGTCGAACCATTAACTGACCGTGAACTGGATGTGCTGCGACTCGCGGCGAAGGGGTTCACCAACAAATCCATCGGTGTGCAACTGAATATCAGCGACCGCACCGTGCAGGGACATCTTGCGCACATCTTCGCCAAACTGCAATCCAACAGCCGCACCGAGGCTGTCATGCGCGGGGTGGCGCTGGGGTTGATCTCACAAAGCTCGGGCAATATTCCAGAAGAATGA
- a CDS encoding DUF3105 domain-containing protein yields MNNKKRRQHIQQRNRKQKLVSGIIWGAIGLAVLAILGVIVWQGIRPAAGESIAIMTSDPHLPTDSDPGQYNSDPPTSGLHYATEAQAGFYDENIYTFPAAYLVHNLEHGYVVFWYNCDQLEEAGCSELKSQIRTVMDDLGGVKMIAYPWNSIEVPVAMTSWGRIQKFEIFDMELAKAFYRANLNRAPEPNAP; encoded by the coding sequence ATGAACAACAAAAAAAGACGACAACACATTCAACAAAGAAACAGAAAACAAAAACTGGTTTCAGGGATCATCTGGGGCGCAATTGGACTTGCCGTATTGGCGATCCTTGGCGTCATAGTCTGGCAGGGAATCAGACCGGCGGCAGGGGAGTCGATTGCCATTATGACGAGCGATCCGCATCTTCCCACGGACTCTGATCCTGGACAATATAATTCCGATCCGCCAACGTCCGGATTACATTACGCAACCGAAGCTCAGGCGGGATTTTATGATGAGAATATCTATACATTTCCCGCTGCTTATCTGGTTCACAATCTGGAACACGGCTATGTGGTCTTCTGGTACAACTGTGACCAACTGGAAGAGGCAGGTTGTTCGGAGTTAAAATCACAAATCCGCACGGTCATGGATGATCTGGGCGGCGTGAAGATGATCGCCTATCCCTGGAATTCCATTGAGGTTCCGGTGGCGATGACCTCATGGGGGCGGATCCAAAAGTTCGAGATATTTGATATGGAACTAGCCAAAGCCTTCTATCGCGCCAACCTCAATCGCGCCCCCGAACCAAACGCCCCATGA
- a CDS encoding FixH family protein: MRKMFFISMFVMLAAVLAACGGSAQPAAPVESGSSSQVNITVASNPSPAMMGDMELILIITDGDGKPIEGATVDVSADHTDMTGMGMSGLATEQGGGRYSINANFSMSGNWKITVYVRKDGLDYKEDIEFKVQ; this comes from the coding sequence ATGCGAAAGATGTTCTTTATCAGTATGTTTGTCATGTTGGCGGCTGTACTGGCGGCTTGCGGTGGATCCGCACAGCCTGCCGCCCCGGTCGAGTCTGGATCGTCGAGCCAGGTAAACATCACGGTGGCGTCCAATCCAAGCCCTGCCATGATGGGCGACATGGAATTGATCCTGATTATCACGGACGGAGACGGCAAGCCCATCGAGGGTGCAACAGTGGATGTCTCTGCCGATCATACGGACATGACCGGCATGGGGATGAGCGGTCTTGCCACCGAGCAGGGTGGAGGGCGCTATTCCATCAATGCCAATTTCAGCATGAGCGGCAATTGGAAGATAACCGTGTATGTTCGCAAGGACGGATTGGATTACAAGGAAGATATCGAGTTCAAGGTGCAATAA
- a CDS encoding DUF2085 domain-containing protein — protein MSTTTLNAPKITNAFQWIGTHWFAVFLTIYGVWVFVPFLAPVFMQIGWTGAGRAVYFIYSFFCHQLPERSLFWFGEKTMYSLGEIQAVWQNTSNPMILRQFIGNEPMGWKVAWSDRMISFYTSVWLFAALWYPFRHTIKTLSWWGFVLLLLPMALDGGTHMVSDFAGIGNGFRDTNAWLAVLTNNTFPATFYAGDALGSFNSLMRFLTGLLAGLGLVWLAFPFINQSQVYNQQLDTLSHAKVIEQIKNQNTHSPGG, from the coding sequence ATGTCAACAACCACCTTGAATGCCCCTAAAATAACGAATGCCTTTCAGTGGATAGGCACTCATTGGTTTGCCGTTTTTCTGACCATCTATGGTGTTTGGGTATTTGTTCCCTTCCTTGCGCCGGTTTTCATGCAGATCGGCTGGACGGGTGCAGGCAGGGCGGTCTACTTCATTTACTCGTTCTTCTGCCACCAACTCCCGGAACGCTCCCTCTTTTGGTTCGGCGAAAAGACCATGTATTCCCTGGGCGAAATCCAGGCGGTCTGGCAGAACACATCCAATCCCATGATCCTGCGCCAATTCATCGGCAACGAACCGATGGGCTGGAAGGTGGCGTGGTCGGATCGCATGATCTCGTTCTATACCAGCGTCTGGCTTTTTGCGGCATTGTGGTATCCCTTCCGACACACGATAAAGACTTTGAGTTGGTGGGGATTTGTTCTGCTCCTGCTGCCGATGGCGCTGGATGGTGGAACACACATGGTCAGCGATTTTGCCGGTATCGGAAATGGATTTCGTGATACAAATGCATGGCTGGCAGTGTTGACAAACAACACCTTTCCTGCAACGTTTTACGCCGGTGATGCGCTGGGATCGTTCAACTCGCTCATGCGCTTCCTTACCGGGCTTTTGGCGGGGCTGGGTCTTGTCTGGCTTGCCTTCCCGTTCATTAATCAATCACAAGTTTATAATCAGCAATTGGATACATTAAGCCATGCCAAAGTCATCGAGCAAATCAAAAACCAAAATACGCATTCTCCTGGCGGATGA
- a CDS encoding YHS domain-containing protein, giving the protein MQRYYPAGQEYEIDPVCEMKVDPKNPPFQVIHKGMTYYFCSEVCKHLFERVPDQYIRMEEDSE; this is encoded by the coding sequence ATGCAAAGATATTATCCAGCCGGACAGGAGTATGAAATCGATCCTGTATGTGAAATGAAAGTCGATCCAAAGAATCCGCCCTTTCAGGTTATTCACAAGGGGATGACCTATTACTTTTGTTCCGAGGTCTGCAAGCATCTGTTTGAACGTGTCCCCGATCAATATATTCGAATGGAAGAAGATAGCGAATAG